The following coding sequences lie in one Cydia strobilella chromosome 16, ilCydStro3.1, whole genome shotgun sequence genomic window:
- the LOC134748630 gene encoding larval cuticle protein 65Ag1-like: MHKYAIVALALFAVALAAPQHQDQPPVEILKQDAIVGPEGYHFEFETSDGTSRQEQGQLKQISEDHKAIEVQGSYKYTAPDGVVYTVTYTADENGFQPQEHVDQGQGQQGQQYPQYQQ; this comes from the exons atgcaTAAATAC GCAATCGTCGCCCTCGCCCTGTTCGCTGTGGCTCTGGCAGCGCCGCAACACCAAGACCAGCCTCCTGTGGAGATCCTCAAGCAGGACGCCATCGTAGGTCCCGAAGGGTACCACTTCGA GTTCGAGACGAGCGACGGCACCTCCCGCCAAGAGCAGGGCCAGCTGAAGCAGATCAGCGAAGACCACAAGGCCATCGAGGTGCAGGGCAGTTACAAGTACACTGCGCCCGACGGCGTGGTGTACACTGTCACTTACACCGCCGATGAAAATGGGTTTCAGCCGCAAGAGCACGTCGACCAGGGGCAGGGACAGCAGGGACAACAGTACCCGCAGTACCAGCAATAA